The Acipenser ruthenus chromosome 11, fAciRut3.2 maternal haplotype, whole genome shotgun sequence region tctctctctctctctctctctctctctctctctctctctctctctctctctctctctctctctctctctctctcctgcctaACAGTGCAGGTGACAGTTTAACAGACCAAGTGGGTGAATCATTCCTTTGATACACAGGTGTGGCATAAAAACTGCTGCTGGCATATTCTGTGGCAGTGATCTGGTGGACTGGCTGATCCGTGTGGGTCTGGCGCATGATCGTGGAGAGGCAGTGGAGTATGGGGAGCAGCTGTTGCAAGGAGGTGTTCTGCAGCACCTTACTGAGGAATATGAATTTCGTGATGAGAGCTTGTACTATCGCTTTATAAAGCAGAGGAGCTGAGTGTGATCGCAGTACTGTAGCACTATGAGAGCACTAAATGTGTTACATTACTACAGGGCAGCTTTCATATAGAGAGGCATTTgtataaacaaaaagtaaagaaatgccttttttgttctatttttgttaAAGCACTGTACAATATTATAGCACTGCCAAAAGtctaaatgtaaaacataaatcTGTCATAATTTTTCATCATTTGAGTTATTTAAGAATTTTGAATATTTGAAAGCACaaggaatagaaaaaaagcaCTTCAATGTTCTGTTACATTATTCCCAGTATGGTGGAATTTGCCAGCTTAAACTAACTCTTCCCTTCTTGTGAATTCACAAAGAACACAAATGAATCCTTAACTAAAAAGAACTATGTTATGTGCACTAGTAGCATTGTAATTCTAAAAGAGACATTTTGTCCATGCTGTATGCCATCTGGTGAGTGTTCACTGTTACTGGACCTACAGTAAGATAATAAAACTGACTAACTTCATCTATAGGGATCTTCATCTGAATGTTTCCAATATTATGTATGTATAGATTTGACTTTAACTAATTTGCAGATATTGCCAAGTCATACTCATGTAACTGGCTTCTCAATGCAAGATTTATTCTGAATTCCAAGCTTGTACTCTATACTTTTAACAGTTAAGTTTTAAGTAATATTTGTGGACGTTGTCACATTTTCCACATACCAGTATGCTGCATGATTCaattctaaattattttattaaaaaaaaaaaaaacttttaaacataaATTGTTCTGCAGTGAATTATTCTGTTGTTCATAgacatgttttaaaagaaaaaaaaacgtataattttattttgaaattaatgattaatgatggaaaaatatttgttaatattgaaaagtgattctgctaaaaaaataaataaataaataaataaatcttactctgaaaaaatcaaatgtagAATTCCAGCATTAATCTGAGACAAGTGAATATTCAGAGCTCTTAGGTTTGGtggaatatatacagtatataaacccATTTGACACTTGGTGACAAATCTGAATTAGTGTCTTAAACATTTTAGTCCACCCACCATTTTATAGTGCAAATACCTGTACTGTCAACCAAAGGCAATCACAGACTTAGActgctattttcttttttaagttaTTCACCATCTGTTCATTGTTAAAGTACATTGTTGGCATGTTTTGATCACATGTAGGCCTACTGTAATTGTAAGAGCAAAAGTACatataatacatatacagtacaccctcgcaaTAACGCCCTTCATTAAAACGAAcgtggcccctggaccccaaataaaaaataataatataaacacgtACTGTCACATTGAtagtttgaaaaaaggagtaacataGGCTGtgtcatgaatataggttgtcaaaaagcacaaggcttgttcagcaaccatgcgacaaagcaaaataaagaaaaaaacgctTTAGCACTTATGTCGGGttaatttggaataaaaactcagtttgggattcttgcatgttggattaagatttggtgcactttgaaaggattcatgtattatgcatttctctgtttttaaagtattatggatttcttgttgttactgcatcttgtaaatcactttgatggtggtccactatgaaaggcgctatataaaataaagattgattgattgattgatgtcagattgattttgaattttcagcttcaattcaggatttttgctttttctactgcattttaattctttaacgaataggataaagcaaaggcagaatactgcatacatgagacgaacaggtacacgtagctctacttttattcacaatctcatctcattaacttacttaCAGTTTATAGTTCATTTGGACCCAAACaagtttgttatagcgagggtgtactgtacataTCAATATAATTCAATGCATATTGGAGAAATGCAGAACAAAACAGAATGCACATCTTCTCATAAAAGATTTAAAATGGTGAAACATGTGATCAGCCCTGATAAGGGCTGTACATACAAATCTAATTGCTGATAAAAAATGCTAAAGCATCCACACATGATTTGCTAAACATCCATTCCAGTAAATAGTATTCAAATAAAGGCTAAAAGCCTTGCTCTGATGCAAAGACTAATAGTTaggattgtgtttttaaaaaaaaaggttcttgcTTGTTTTATACCACCCTAAGGGCCTTGTTTTGCAGtttctaaacaaaataaaacatcagtAATGGTAGCAAGAAAGCTGAgtagtttctttgaaaaatggGTCTCTTAACATTTCACTTAAACAATACCTAACAAACAACGGCTGgatctatttatttataacaacatgttttaaaacattgtgatttatttatttgtttcaattgtaTTCATTTCCTGTACATAACTGTTAATGACTACTGTGTATCagtattttggctttttttaaactatgttcTGTTAAAAGTGCTTTAATCAATTTAACTATAAGCTTTCAATTCTTCCTCTATGGCTTCAGCAAAAAGATTGACTACTAATGTAGAATCTCTCAAACTGTTATGTGCAATCTCCTCCATTTCTGCAATTTTTTCTTTCTCCAATGTTCTCATCTTCTTCAGCATATTCTCACCTCTTTCCTAGAGAAACACAGATATTACAGGTCAGTTTTACCATTGTTGTACCGTTTAATCGGTAGCATCTGTGAAAATGTGACAAATCTACTTCATGACCTGCTAACCCCGCTTATTCATGTGCTTCATTCATTAAAAAGAAATGAAGGTGATGTGGAGTCGTTACTGCTGTTTTCCTagtaatacatgtattttaaaatgttatcctCAAAAACTAACAGGAATGTTAAATCATTGCTTATTCTGCCCCTGTTCAAAACCaatataatgcttttaaaatactgGTATGCTGAATCTTTTCACTAAAATATGGTAATGAACAGCATTAATTGGGTCTTTATATAACAACActgttctgcttttttttttcttcctattcaTTGTTTCAACAAAACCCCATCCTTTCTATTACTGCACACCCGAAGTCACCTTAGTTGACTCTATAATTGCAGCTGCTACTTCATGTTTCTTGTACAATTCATGCTTGCGGTCTGGCTTTGACTGAAAGCGTGGCTTTTTCTTGACTGGATCTTCTGGTCCATAGGCAGGGGAGCGTGTTTTCTTCAGCTGTTGAATGTTTGGCACAAAGATGAATGGTTTGAAAACAGACCTAAAATATCAAACGTACGATGTTAGCAAATGTTAAGCTCAATTTGACGTTCATTTTGAcatttgtctattattattatttagtcatttggcagatgcttttatccaaagtgacttacagggactaggggggtgaactatgcatcacagctgagtgcagagtcacttacaataggacctcagttttacttCTCATCAGAACaatggaacacaaggaggttaagtgacttgctcagggtcacatacagcgagtcagtggctgagctgagattgaacctggaacctcttGGTAACAAGACccttactttaaccactggaccaccaagccttatTCTATGCTAAATGACAATATGAATTGCTGTGCATTAAACAGACATAGTTCTACATGTTGTTGGGAATATATTATTGAAGAATGTAATAACAATGACATAATTGTACGCAATAGTAACATATTCATGTACCACACAGAGGTTTCAGAGGCTGAAGGAAAAGACAAATTAATTGTCAGCAAGCCTCTAATTAAAGATCATATTTAATGACAACATTTAACGTCACCTTGCAGGATCAGGTGTTCCTGTGAAGTAATGAACACACGGCAGCCGGGGATCCTTGGGCAGAACAGAGGCCATGCTTCCAGTTGTCAGAAATCCACCTTCCATATTTATGCCACTTTCTTTGTCTCTGAGAATGTCCATCATCGTTTCAACGGTTATATttcctgttaaaacaaaaaatgcacaCACCTCAAAGAGCCTGGTGGATATTCATCATTTCTCGATAAAACAAAATCATATTCAACTCAACAAATGAAACTaatagagagaaagaaaaaaaaagaaatgaaagagtaCAGATTATATTTGATCAAAACATGTTGTTATAATGGTTCTTTTTCATATCTGCCTACACAGCTATGTTAAATGTTTCATTAATGCATGATGTCAACACTTACAGTTCATGCTTTATGGTGTGGTTAAGGAAGTGcatgacaaaatgtattttaggGAAGGTTGGGTCAATTTCAAGACAGCCATGACATGTTAAAAGTGCGTGATATGTGCTTAGAAACCAAAAGCTCTGAGTGATGTTTGAATGTGTCACGTAggtcaaaagtaaaaaacaaaacaaaaacatttcacaaaacAATACCTAACAAAACTGTTGGATCTATTTGTCCATGCgcaataacatgtttttaaacatcATGATTTTTTTCAATTATATAACAGCAACATGTTGACTCCCACTCAACTAAGCTATTGCAACTTTAGAAAATGCATGCTTCATCTAAATTACCGTTATTTTTCTCTAAAAGTTTGCGACCTTCACAGGATCTGCTGCCAGATGCATCGATTCTTGCTGTATTCAAGTACGAATAAATAACAGCAAAGTTGAACTCTCTCTTACAATCCCACCAGCCTTTGCTCTTAGCATAGTCCCTCATATCTGGGTGTTCTCGGTCGATTTTAGTTGTTATGGAGTACTGGTTGGAAATGTTGCGAAATccatctaaaaaaacaaaagtcaaAAAGCATTACAggaatttgttttaaaactagaTATGAGATGTGATGCAAGTGTTGACTCAAACAGAGGAACTGGAAGTTGTTTTTTATAAATCGAAATTAAATAGTGGACTTAACACTTTGAGACCTCAAGGGCCCGCCTTAGTGCCGTTTACAGCCGTTCTTTTCTCACGTATGCTCAATAACGGAGTTACTTATTTAATTATATCACTTAATTTTgtattcttcagctcgacaaaaataattcaggactggaAGTGTTAAGAATTCACTGACCACTCTATTTAGCCTTTTTGTGATCTCCTCTTCTGTTACTTGCCTTCTATTTTTTCTGCTGCCCAGTATTTCCCAGATGTCTCCAGAATCCAGGCCTCTTTCCGGTCAGCAATTAAAAAgctgttgtggtaagtaaatatGGATTCGTCTTCCATGCAGTTTCCTCCTTGCCCATGTCTTTCAAGAAGCTCTGCGATGACTTCTAGTGCCTTCTCGGCACTGTCAGCTCTTTCAAGACCAAGTCTACAAATTGAGAaaggatttatttaaaaaaaaaaacacacttaacaTTTAACACAAGAGACTGAGCCCTCACCAAGTGCTTTTGACCTCTTATAGTTATGCACCTGATTAATATATCCACTGTTTCATACTTCTACCAACCTGACAAGATCCATGCCAAGCAGCGCCTCAGAGTCACTGGCCTCTTCTCTTCCCCACACAGCTTCATTGCCTATGCAGACTCCGTGCTCATTGGCCCCCATTTCAGCACCCCAAAGCCAGGCAGGTCGACTCAGTACAACAGCATGAGTGTGTGACACCTGCTCGATCTCTATATAGGTGCACTAAAGTTGTGTacacagaacaaagaaaaaaatggattAGAATATATACTagtgcaattttttaaaaaaagcaccgATCAAATTtcaagctttatatatatatatatatatatatatatatatatatatatatatatatatatatatatatatagtacacacacacacacatttcatctTCCAAGTCATTTATGGGTTATATACCTGGTTGTTCAGCTCATCAAATATAGAGTAGCATGTCTTTATATAACTAAAGGTTTATCTAAAACAAAAGGTTCACCAAAAGGTACCTCAATCTTGGCTCCTGGTTCATGGCTTTCTGAAGGAAAGTAAACCACCTCTTGAACTTCATCACATGGCCTGTCTGAATTCTTTCCAAAAATAATCCGTTCTCCTACTGTTGCAGGTGGGAGAGCCACAAAGGTGTCACAAGAGCGAGGTGGGAGGTGTGCAGCTGCCATTCTTAATTTAAATAGGAGAAAGAGGTTTAGGATATACAGATCGTTTTATAGATGGGTTACGCGTCAGGAATACACATGGACTGAGTGGTTAACTTGATCAACCTATACCATGCCAGAATAAACCACAaccggattattattattatcatttagatgtattattattattattattattattattattattattactattttacagcactgggaatCATCCTGGGTTGCAGCAACCACAGGTTCTGGGAATACCTCTAAAAACTTTACAACTATCATATCATATCCAggtggattccctggtactgtaaaattcTCTATAGAAAGCTGTGGTTCATCTGGGCGGGTTAGAGTTTGATGAAATGTTTTAATACACTCCTGCACAATTAACATTGCAAAGTAAGAGATCGGAAACGGACTAGTTGATTACAGAACCTTTGTAATGCTAATCCTAATCGCCAATTctgcataaataaataagaccTTCTACCCATACTTTTAAAAAGCATGCCCACCGATCACTTACTTATAGTTACTTATCACCAAAAAGTATTCGCATTTAAATATGTGAATAACAACATTTATAATGTTACCTGTTACTTCGTTTAAAAAATGTTTCGGTTGTTTTGAACTTGTCCACACACAATCTTCACTTTCATTTCACACTGCGTCATACCACAGCTGGGTCATGGGTCATCAACTCTGAGGGGTTAAAGTTCGACAAAAGAAAAACtcaaaaattaataaattaaaagattaaaaacgaacagtttttgtttattaatgacATGTAGACGATTTGTATACATTATAAAAcggtttaatattttaaaatagtttaattttaaaaacaacgtttcgttttgtttttacCCGGAAGTAAAGGCTTTCATACGTAGGCCTTTGTTTTTAGGGAGCGATTGGTATATGTGGTTGCTTGGTTAGGTTGGTTATTTGATGatttttgtgatttaattttCAGCAATTGTTTGCCCTCTGGGTTTGCAATCATGGGGAAGTCATTTGCTAATTTTATGTGTAAAAAGGATTTTCATCCTGCCTCGAAATCCAACATCAAGAAGGTAAGTAAACACTGAAACCGATACAAATGTGTTTACTGTACAAATGCAGTACATCTACTTAATCATTTACTGTGTAGATtatgtgttttatattaaaataaattcaaaaatgtacatttacagtagttaaaaatgactgcaaaatctttttaaaatgtacaaaagtacagtacatgtatttagCTCATTCCTAAAGTGTATTTCGCAGATATGTGTGTTTGTTCTTTATTGTGTCAATAAACGTGACAGAGATGACGATACAATGATGAGGCCACATGTAAAATATTTATAATccaaggtgaaaaaaaaaaaaaaaaaaaaaagcaataggaCTTTTACTGGCTGTACATTGATTTGTGAAATTGATGTTCGAATGATTCCCCTGATCTAAATATATATCGACAATTTGAAGACACCGTTTTTCCATTATGTTCTGTTTGTGAGTGGATTACACcacctgctgtttttattttgcattgcatCTTTATTTTATCAGTCTGAAAATTTGGCTAACAATTGATACATCGAATTGCACATGAAAAACTAAGTCCTCCACTGAAATCCAGGTTCGTGCTCGATTGATCATGACTCTATCATTTTAGCAACTGGAACTGTGATGGCAATACCTATAGATTTCCAACAAAGTTTGGTcctgtaaacaaataaaacagtacagGGTACAGTAGGTAGTTTCTTATATTTTTTAGGCTTTCTTTTAGCCCTGTTCTGGTTTGGGCTTTCAGATTCCTCCTACTGCTTCCCATGGCTTGAGAACCACTAGTGCTAAATTATTATTGCattaaagatgtatttattttgcaggtGTGGATCGCAGAGCAAAAATTAACATTTGATAAGAAGAAACAAGAAGATTTAATGCAACAGTACCTTAAAGAACAGGACACATACAATAACAGGTGAATGTGGCCCACAGTTGTAATTCTACTAAACCATTCTAACAGCTGCACTATACAtaagtgtattttatttgcagGTACACAGTTATAGTAAACCATGCACCTGGTTCCTTCCATCTCGAGTATTAATACATTTTAGAGTAGTATCGAGGACAGCATGTCAGTgatatgttttaaaaatggtcagtttcttttttttgttattactgCACAGATCATTTGGGCTTGAAATGAATTGGCATAAATAACTAGGACACAAATATTAAGTAATGCCTGCTATCTTGCCATAATCTCATGGGAATCAGACCAGTGTTGTAATTGGGGAAACCCGTTATCTGAGAGTGTCAGGGAATGATTTGCACTTAATACAAGTCATGTATACAAAGCTAGTACTAAAACATGGAGTGactcaaactgctttaaaattggagtcttatttaacCTATGACCCCCGCATACCACAAGCTAGCGTTTTAACCACTATGCAGAAAAGCTGGGCTTGTATGCATTCGTGGTTATCTCTTTTAACCTCGTCTAATCTCCCCAACactggacagaatccgtaatgacagtgcatcacacaacactgcccgttacacctgCTTTATGTTGCTTGAAGAAAGGCCTACCTCAGTTGCAATCGGTGTCATTTCTAGATTGCCTTAAAAGTTTTTGTAATTTTAGG contains the following coding sequences:
- the scrn3 gene encoding secernin-3; this encodes MAAAHLPPRSCDTFVALPPATVGERIIFGKNSDRPCDEVQEVVYFPSESHEPGAKIECTYIEIEQVSHTHAVVLSRPAWLWGAEMGANEHGVCIGNEAVWGREEASDSEALLGMDLVRLGLERADSAEKALEVIAELLERHGQGGNCMEDESIFTYHNSFLIADRKEAWILETSGKYWAAEKIEDGFRNISNQYSITTKIDREHPDMRDYAKSKGWWDCKREFNFAVIYSYLNTARIDASGSRSCEGRKLLEKNNGNITVETMMDILRDKESGINMEGGFLTTGSMASVLPKDPRLPCVHYFTGTPDPARSVFKPFIFVPNIQQLKKTRSPAYGPEDPVKKKPRFQSKPDRKHELYKKHEVAAAIIESTKERGENMLKKMRTLEKEKIAEMEEIAHNSLRDSTLVVNLFAEAIEEELKAYS